CCGGACGGGTCTGTGTCGAGCCGCTATGCTCCTCTGTGGTATCGATGGCCATATACGCCAGAGTCTTCATCTTGTTCGTGGGCGAGACCCCCAGAAAGCGAGCGACGTCTTCGATGGTCTTCTGGCCGGGAGTGCGAACCAGTTCGGGCGCTTTGGCAGTGGCCGGCAGGTCTTCCACGGCTTCTACCTTCGACGAAGCCTTTTCAAGATTGGCAGAGTACTGGCATCCCGCACAGCTCACGACGAGATCTTCCCCCGCTTCGGTGTACACCATGAACTCATGCGATTGCGATCCGCCCATGGCGCCGGAGTGCGCTTCTACGACCTGGTACTTCAGCCCGCAGCGATCGAAGATGCGGCCGTAGACGTCATAGTGCTTTCGATAAGAGAGATCGAGGCCGGCGTCATCGATGTCGAAGGAGTAGGAGTCTTTCATGACGAACTGGCGCACACGCAGCAGACCTGATTTCGGCCGCGGCTCGTCGCGAAACTTGGTCTGAATCTGATACCAGATCTGAGGCAGCTGCTTGTAGCTGCGGAGTTCCTTGCGGGCGATTTCGGACATGACTTCTTCGGCGGTCATACCCAGGCAGAGGTCGGCGCCCTTGCGGTCCTTGAGGCGGAACATGTTTTCGCCCATCGCAGCCCAGCGGCCGCTGGCCTCCCAGATCTCGCGTGGATGCAATGCGGGCAAGTAAAACTCCTGCCCGATTTTGTTCATCTCCTGGCGGACGATCTCGATGATCTTGAGCAGGGATCGCTGGCCCAGGAAAAGATAGCTATAGATTCCTGCGGAAAGCTGACGGATATAACCCGCGCGCAGCAAGTATTTGTGGCTGGCGACTTCGGCATCGGCCGGAGCTTCGCGCAGCGTGGGGATGAATAGTTGCGACCAACGATACATGCAGGAGCGTCCCTGGATTGGAATTCATGATTGTAACGGAAAGCGCCGGCGGGGCAGCGATCAGCGGTCAGTTACTCAGAACCGAAAACCATTGAGACATGGGGGACTTGCCTTGGGGGTTGTCCTGGCAGACTTCGTATCGTTCCCGAGTGCTAATTAATGAATGTGAATGGTGATGGCCAGGTGAACGGTTTTTCCATCCGTGCAAGCAATCTTCAACTTCTTTGCGCCAAAGGAAAGCAAGTGAAGGCGGAGTCAATTCTGCAAGGAAATGCGGGTCCGAACTGGGATAGGCTACGGGCAAGTGTCTGGCGCTCACGCCAGTTTCTTGCAGGTGCAAATTTCAAGAAAAGGAGAAGTTCCATGGGTGCTCTCGATATGGTCTTGAATGAAGTGGAGAACCGCTTTGGCATGAGCACCACGAGCGCCGGTTCTCTTCTTTCCAGCCTTTTGACGTTCATCACACAGCAGGATGGTGGTTTGAGCGGATTTCTGGATCGCTTCCAGCGCGCTGGCCTGGGAAGTTGGGTCAAGTCGTGGCTGGGGGGTGATGCCAAAGCTATTGCTCCGGAAAGCGTAGAAAATGTTCTGGGCAGAAACACGATTGAAACCATGGCCACCAAGGCGGGTCTCTCAACTTCTACCGCGACGTCTGCCGTGGCTGCTATGTTGCCAGCCTTGATCCAAAAACTAGCGCCCGGGGGGACCATACCAACCCGCTTGCCCTCGGACATCATGTCGTACATTAGCGGTCCCACTGCGGCCCTCGCTTCCGGTACGCGGCAAGCGGTTTATGCCGCAGAGAGGGCGGCGGAGAAAACTGGAATCTCGCGTTGGTTGTGGCCGTTGCTGGCTCTGATAGTGCTTGCGCTACTGGGTTTGTGGTTCTGGAATCGTCGCGAACCGGTGAAAACATCGGCTTTCAATGTCCAAGAGCAACTGCGGCTGGCATCGGAGAGAGCCACAACGGCGCTGGCATCTTTGAAGCCGGGGTACAGTTCCCAGGACCTAGTGGGCGCTTTGAATCTGTATGTGATCAATTTTTCGACTGGGAGTGCGCAGCTTCCCAGCGAGAGCTACGATTTTCTGAACAAGGCGGCGGCTGCAATGCAGGCTGCGCCCTCGGGAACGACGATCGAAGTAGGCGGTCACACCGACAACGTGGGAGACGCGTCAGCCAATGCGCAACTCTCGGAGAAGCGAGCCGATTCGGTGCGGGATTATCTGGTCAAGCAGGGAGTGAATCCCTCCGCTCTGGTGGCTAAAGGCTATGGAGACACGAGGCCTGTCGCCAGCAACGACACTGAGGAGGGCAGGTTCCGTAATCGAAGGATTGAATTTTCGGTCATGAGGTGATCGCGGTAGTCGATGAGGAATTGGCCCGTACAGCAGCGCTGTTCGGGCCTTTTTGTTCATCAGTTGCTTCGCGTTACTGAAGGCTAGGACCACCAGAGAGGTTGACCGTGGCATCAAAAATAAAGAAGCTGGCCCCTTGGAGGAGCAGGGAATGGTACGGTCTTTGGTCGCATTTGGATGGTTGCGGGATCTGGTGATCGTGGTTCTGGTTTTAGCAGGAAATTTCATTCGCCATACTTCTCCGTGGGTGGGAACTACCGTCATTGCGGGAGCGGTCGTAGTCTTCGTGGAGCGCTTCTTGTGGAACTGGTATCTGTTTGACCTGGAGAAACAGCAATCGGGCAATCAGTAGTCAGGCGCAGCAACCACAACTGCGTCAGTACTCGGCACATAGGAACCTGCACCCGGCGTTCGGCACTCGCCGTTCGGCGCTGGTCACTAAGCACCAGGCATTCAGCACGCAAGTAAAGGGTGAGACGTAGAGGAACGGAGTTCGCCCAGAACGCGGCTATAGCTTGATCTCTCAGACCAGCGAAAAAACCCGGAAAGAGCGCCAGTTGGACTGATATCCTTTCGTGTTTACGAAAAGCGAGCGGCTACGTCTCATATCGTGTTGAGCGTGGAAACAACCAGCAACGATCGACTACCCGAATCGCATTCTCGAGGAGGGAACTTGAAGCGCCGAGAATTTATCGTTCGCACTGCTTGCGGGCTGGGAGCGGCCTGGCTCAGTTCCAAGACTTTAAGGGCCGTTCCCCTGACCTCGGCCCCACGCAAGTTCAGCGCCTCCGATACCGTGGTCCTGGGAAACACTGGTATTCGGACCAGCCGGCTGGCAATGGGAACCGGGACTGTGGGAGTCGGTCACCACTCGCATCAGACCGCGCTGGGCATCGATGGTCTTTCTCGTCTGTTACTGAATGGTTATGAAAACGGGCTGCGATTCTTTGATGCGGCTGATTCGTATGGCAGCCATCCGCATGTGGCTGAGGCACTCAAGCATGTTCCCCGCGACAAGGTCACGGTTTTGACCAAGACGTGGTCGCGTGATGGCGCCGGGGTTCGTGCCGACCTGGACCGTTTCCGCCGCGAACTGGGCGTCGACTACATCGATATCGCGCTGATGCATTGCCTTACCGAAAGCGATTGGACCGATCGCTACAAAGGCGCGATGGACGCGCTTTCCGAAGCTAAGCAGAAAGGAGTCATTCGCGCGCACGGTTGCTCCTGCCATAGCATCGGCGCTCTGCGAGCTGCTGCCGCCTCACCGTGGGTAGAAGTAGATTTGGCGCGCATCAATCCGGTAGGAGCCGAAATGGATGCCGATCCTAAGACGGTGGCTGAAGTACTCAGCCAGATGCGGGCGGCCGGCAAAGCTGTGGTCGGTATGAAGATTCTGGGCGCGGGAGCGCTGCGCAACCGTCAGGATGAGGCGCTGAAGTACGCGCTATCACTGGACCTGCTGCACGCTTTTACAATCGGCGCGGAGAGCAAGACCGAGCAGGAAGATCTGATCAGAAGGATTGCGGCGGTGAGTGTTTAGCCGTTAAATCGCTAATTGCTAAATGCTGACTGTTTTTTCAGCTAATCACCCGCTTCACGAATCCT
Above is a genomic segment from Terriglobales bacterium containing:
- a CDS encoding proline--tRNA ligase; this encodes MYRWSQLFIPTLREAPADAEVASHKYLLRAGYIRQLSAGIYSYLFLGQRSLLKIIEIVRQEMNKIGQEFYLPALHPREIWEASGRWAAMGENMFRLKDRKGADLCLGMTAEEVMSEIARKELRSYKQLPQIWYQIQTKFRDEPRPKSGLLRVRQFVMKDSYSFDIDDAGLDLSYRKHYDVYGRIFDRCGLKYQVVEAHSGAMGGSQSHEFMVYTEAGEDLVVSCAGCQYSANLEKASSKVEAVEDLPATAKAPELVRTPGQKTIEDVARFLGVSPTNKMKTLAYMAIDTTEEHSGSTQTRPVIVLMRGDHMLNEAKLSSALGGMQFRPMQEDEIHQLFGAPPGFLGPLGIEWAPSINGTPGPWLLLDQALQGRKNLIAGANKEDCHVRNLTPGKDFHVTGWADLRTVSEGEGCPNCGKPLKVAKAVEIGHIFKLGCKYSESMGSRVLNQDGKEVTPIMGSYGIGMERILTSAIEQNHDAEGFWLPAAIAPFEVVITPTNVTEDELLQTALEIAQDLQKAGFEVLVDDRDERPGVKFKDADLVGIPFRITVGKKVTKGQVELLTRSTRQSRDANIPDVVSVMRKLLEA
- a CDS encoding OmpA family protein, giving the protein MGALDMVLNEVENRFGMSTTSAGSLLSSLLTFITQQDGGLSGFLDRFQRAGLGSWVKSWLGGDAKAIAPESVENVLGRNTIETMATKAGLSTSTATSAVAAMLPALIQKLAPGGTIPTRLPSDIMSYISGPTAALASGTRQAVYAAERAAEKTGISRWLWPLLALIVLALLGLWFWNRREPVKTSAFNVQEQLRLASERATTALASLKPGYSSQDLVGALNLYVINFSTGSAQLPSESYDFLNKAAAAMQAAPSGTTIEVGGHTDNVGDASANAQLSEKRADSVRDYLVKQGVNPSALVAKGYGDTRPVASNDTEEGRFRNRRIEFSVMR
- a CDS encoding aldo/keto reductase, with the protein product MKRREFIVRTACGLGAAWLSSKTLRAVPLTSAPRKFSASDTVVLGNTGIRTSRLAMGTGTVGVGHHSHQTALGIDGLSRLLLNGYENGLRFFDAADSYGSHPHVAEALKHVPRDKVTVLTKTWSRDGAGVRADLDRFRRELGVDYIDIALMHCLTESDWTDRYKGAMDALSEAKQKGVIRAHGCSCHSIGALRAAAASPWVEVDLARINPVGAEMDADPKTVAEVLSQMRAAGKAVVGMKILGAGALRNRQDEALKYALSLDLLHAFTIGAESKTEQEDLIRRIAAVSV